Proteins from one Lepidochelys kempii isolate rLepKem1 chromosome 6, rLepKem1.hap2, whole genome shotgun sequence genomic window:
- the BDKRB2 gene encoding B2 bradykinin receptor, giving the protein MDSITAENVSSGMTTWKLGTSQSFSHNTSENSSSSTCIILDAWDWLYTFQPMFLWVIFVLGVIENGFVLSVLCFHKSRCTVAEIYLANLAVSDLMLVCGLPFWAINISNQFKWPFGTFLCKVVNAIIYMNFYSSIYFLMMVSIDRYLALVKTMSLGRMRRGTCAKWNSLIIWVSALLICSPALVFRSVGYVEEIKGRACILHYPSTHWTIATNIVLNTVGFLIPLCVITYCTIQIIKALRGNKIQRLTELQTEKRATILVLAVLLLFIICWLPFQITTFIDILIQVGSISDCITTEVSELVTQVATYCAYSNSCLNPVLYVIVGKHFRKKSKELYKGCLPRICTKSESIQMENSLDTLRTSISIECPKKKSASSLAR; this is encoded by the coding sequence ATGGATTCCATCACAGCAGAAAATGTTTCCAGTGGTATGACTACCTGGAAGCTTGGAACCAGTCAgtctttttcacacaacacatcagaaaacagcagcagctctACCTGCATTATATTGGATGCATGGGATTGGTTATATACATTTCAGCCTATGTTCCTCTGGGTCATTTTTGTCCTGGGAGTGATAGAGAATGGCTTTGTCCTCAGTGTTTTGTGTTTCCACAAGAGTCGCTGCACGGTGGCTGAAATTTACCTGGCAAACCTGGCAGTTTCCGACTTGATGTTAGTTTGCGGTTTACCTTTCTGGGCCATTAATATCAGTAATCAGTTTAAGTGGCCTTTTGGCACTTTCCTTTGCAAGGTTGTCAATGCAATCATTTACATGAACTTTTATTCTAGCATTTATTTTTTGATGATGGTGAGCATCGATCGCTACCTGGCCCTGGTGAAAACCATGTCTCTTGGACGTATGCGACGAGGTACATGTGCCAAATGGAATAGCCTTATCATCTGGGTGTCTGCATTGCTCATATGTTCTCCTGCTCTAGTGTTCAGGTCTGTCGGTTATGTGGAAGAAATCAAGGGCAGAGCCTGCATTCTTCATTATCCATCCACCCACTGGACAATTGCAACAAACATTGTGCTGAATACTGTGGGCTTTTTGATCCCACTCTGTGTAATTACCTATTGTACTATTCAAATAATCAAAGCCTTACGAGGCAACAAAATACAAAGACTCACAGAACTCCAAACTGAGAAGAGAGCCACCATCTTGGTCCTTGCTGTCCTTTTGCTGTTTATCATTTGCTGGCTTCCTTTCCAGATCACCACATTCATTGACATATTAATTCAGGTCGGCAGCATTTCTGACTGCATTACTACAGAGGTCAGTGAATTGGTGACCCAGGTAGCTACATACTGTGCTTATAGCAACAGCTGCCTTAATCCAGTATTGTATGTCATTGTAGGCAAGCATTTCAGAAAGAAATCCAAAGAACTCTACAAAGGCTGCCTGCCTAGGATATGCACCAAATCAGAGTCCATCCAGATGGAGAATTCTTTGGACACTCTTAGAACATCCATTTCGATTGAATGCCCAAAGAAAAAGTCTGCTTCTTCATTAGCACGATAG